From one Anopheles bellator chromosome 1, idAnoBellAS_SP24_06.2, whole genome shotgun sequence genomic stretch:
- the LOC131216260 gene encoding uncharacterized protein LOC131216260 gives MNLLLKPFHSVCFLFLALLSVLKCHTLESEDLTHLLDREIVDALVKQWAPLVWLAPNEKYMPGDVSKFLEHVHAEEAKVVTVYPGSEITELEELSGYDNGLTNELSYYDPMAQERQGRFRNKRNFKDPSTSLDLLFDLPIGNESKSWYLVTNGGVEELIADKESFIHGQNPLKDDVPIYAVISMCKQSLPGPALHIPDSLPFPLLPTTTIAYQSTPVFHSINNQENEVTYAAKDRPPFKRNPYAPTPKNIFELQPNLRQGMNKVEKSIRLIRKRRELPDERPYEADQLNDNDIQAQVPTDPNEADETGRKVVSDSIGTAVDNSFKYAAEESTESASPSEENEEWETITERRHDQGRYPEDSASEYPHFHVTYWMFYPYSQGKVICTIDLGPFGPWPIPLIFGMCLGTKKEFGSHVGDWEHMSLSFRGRREPDEMYVSAHDAGAFYSYERLTGTFEYHSQETRKGILQQPTFPKTVVTSGNHPVLFAAEGSHGLWTAPGKHKFVRVPRLYDINGFGLPWSTWRNVELIHENDAKGRSSLRPKWMKFNGRWGNPKTKCHPLKRIGLHICELTDGPTGIPRKKHHFKCKAR, from the exons ATGAACTTGCTGCTGAAACCGTTCCACAGCGTTTGCTTCCTCTTTTTGGCGCTCCTATCGGTACTGAAATGTCACACATTAGAAAGCGAAGACCTGACGCACCTGTTGGATCGAGAAATAG TGGACGCGTTGGTGAAACAATGGGCTCCTCTCGTCTGGCTGGCGCCAAATGAAAAGTACATGCCCGGCGATGTGTCCAAGTTTCTCGAGCATGTGCACGCAGAAGAAGCCAAAGTAGTGACCGTGTACCCGGGCAGCGAGATTACCGAGCTCGAGGAGCTGAGTGGCTACGACAATGGGTTGACGAACGAGCTGTCGTACTACGACCCGATGGCGCAGGAGCGACAAGGACGCTTTCGCAACAAGCGCAACTTCAAGGACCCGTCGACGTCGCTGGACCTGCTGTTTGATCTGCCCATCGGCAACGAGTCGAAGAGCTGGTACCTGGTGACCAATGGAGGAGTTGAGGAGTTGATCGCCGACAAGGAGTCGTTCATTCACGGACAGAACCCACTGAAAGATGATGTGCCAATTTACGCGGTGATCAGTATGTGCAAACAGtcgctgcccggcccggcgttgCACATACCAGACAGTTTGCCATTCCCACTGctgccaacgacgacgatcgcgtATCAGTCGACCCCTGTGTTTCATAGTATAAATAATCAAGAGAATG AGGTGACATATGCTGCGAAGGATCGACCGCCGTTCAAGCGCAACCCGTACGCACCGACGCCgaagaacattttcgagcTTCAGCCCAACCTCCGGCAGGGGATGAACAAGGTGGAGAAAAGCATTCGCTTGATACGCAAACGAAGAGAACTTCCGGACGAGAGGCCCTACGAGGCGGACCAACTCAACGACAACGACATCCAGGCACAGGTCCCGACCGATCCTAATGAGGCGGATGAAACGGGGCGAAAAGTAGTGTCTGATTCCATTGGCACCGCGGTGGACAACAGCTTTAAGTATGCGGCCGAGGAGTCGACCGAAAGCGCCTCGCCGAGTGAGGAAAACGAGGAATGGGAAACCATAACCGAGCGTCGGCATGACCAGGGACGCTACCCGGAGGACAGTGCGTCGGAATACCCCCATTTCCATGTCACCTACTGGATGTTCTATCCCTACAGTCAG GGTAAAGTGATATGCACCATCGATTTGGGACCATTCGGACCGTGGCCTATACCGCTGATCTTTGGCATGTGCCTGGGCACGAAGAAGGAGTTCGGCAGCCATGTTGGAGACTGGGAGCACATGAGCCTCTCGTTCCGTGGCCGGCGCGAACCTGAC GAAATGTATGTATCGGCCCACGATGCAGGAGCATTCTACTCGTACGAACGGCTCACGGGAACGTTCGAGTACCACAGTCAGGAAACGAGGAAAGGGATACTGCAGCAGCCAACCTTCCCGAAAACAGTCGTCACGTCCGGGAACCATCCGGTGCTGTTCGCCGCCGAAGGATCGCACGGTCTGTGGACGGCACCGGGGAAGCACAAGTTTGTCCGGGTGCCGCGTCTGTACGACATCAATGG GTTCGGGTTGCCTTGGTCCACCTGGAGAAACGTTGAGCTGATCCACGAGAATGATGCCAAAG GACGCAGTTCGCTTCGCCCAAAGTGGATGAAGTTCAACGGACGATGGGGTAACCCGAAGACCAAATGCCATCCACTGAAACGGATCGGGTTGCACATATGCGAGCTGACGGACGGCCCCACGGGAATTCCGCGCAAAAAGCATCACTTTAAGTGCAAGGCTCGATAA